The following are encoded in a window of Scophthalmus maximus strain ysfricsl-2021 chromosome 6, ASM2237912v1, whole genome shotgun sequence genomic DNA:
- the tfap2c gene encoding transcription factor AP-2 gamma isoform X3, translated as MLWKLADNVKYEDDCEERHDGGSNGNPRLPHLPAVSQHLYSPSPALSHSASSDFQPPYFPPPYQPISYPQSGDPYSHLGDPFSINPLHQSPSSNQQQPWPGRQGQEGLGAHARSGLAGQILGLEGGSSGVRREGFRRPELLPPPPPHAHGLDSSVIGDGMGMHDMGHGLEDVQHVDDHSIIMADQTVIKKVLGLRGGRNLDRLQRTYYQGGILAGPLTLPKGNALGLPFQKESLLGMVSNPTEVFCSVPGRLSLLSSTSKYKVTVAEVQRRLSPPECLNASLLGGVLRRAKSKNGGRSLREKLDKIGLNLPAGRRKAANVTLLTSLVEGEAVHLARDFGYVCETEFPAKAMAEYLGRPHVERNEVNSRKNMLLAAKQICKEFTDLLTQDRSPLGNSRPAPILEPGIQGCLTHFSLITHGFGSPAICAAMTSLQNYLNEALKQVDKMYLSSGNDTQGSSDSGSKSADKMDKHRK; from the exons atgTTGTGGAAATTAGCCGACAACGTTAAATATGAGGATGACTGCGAG GAGAGGCACGATGGCGGCAGCAACGGGAACCCGCGGCTGCCCCACCTGCCCGCGGTCAGCCAGCACCTCTACAGCCCGTCGCCCGCCCTCTCGCACTCGGCCAGCTCGGACTTCCAGCCGCCGTACTTCCCGCCCCCGTATCAGCCCATCAGCTACCCGCAGTCGGGCGACCCCTACTCGCACCTCGGCGACCCCTTCAGCATCAACCCCCTGCACCAGTCGCCGTCGTCCAACCAGCAGCAGCCGTGGCCCGGCCGCCAGGGCCAGGAGGGGCTCGGCGCGCACGCGCGGAGCGGCCTGGCGGGCCAGATCCTGGGCCTGGAGGGCGGCTCGTCCGGGGTGCGCCGGGAGGGCTTCCGCCGGCcggagctgctgccgccgccgccgccgcacgcGCACGGCCTGGACTCGTCCGTCATCGGCGACGGCATGGGGATGCACGACATGGGCCACGGGCTGGAGGACGTGCAG CATGTAGACGACCACAGTATTATTATGGCCGATCAGACAGTCATCAAAAAAG TATTAGGACTGCGAGGTGGCAGGAACCTTGATCGCTTACAGAGGACTTATTATCAGGGGGGCATTCTTGCTG GTCCTCTCACTCTACCCAAAGGCAATGCGCTGGGTCTTCCCTTCCAGAAAGAGTCCCTGCTGGGCATGGTGTCAAACCCCACAGAGGTGTTCTGCTCCGTGCCGGGCCGCCTTTCCCTGCTGAGCTCCACGTCCAAGTACAAGGTCACCGTGGCCGAGGTCCAGAGGCGCCTGTCGCCCCCCGAGTGTCTCAACGCATCGCTCCTGGGAGGAGTTTTACGCAG AGCCAAGTCAAAAAACGGAGGCCGTTCCCTGAGAGAAAAGCTGGACAAAATCGGGCTCAACCTGCctgcaggaaggaggaaggCCGCCAACGTCACTCTCCTCACCTCACTCGTAGAAG GCGAAGCTGTCCATTTAGCGAGAGACTTCGGCTACGTGTGTGAGACAGAGTTCCCTGCGAAGGCGATGGCCGAATACCTCGGCAGGCCGCACGTCGAACGCAACGAGGTCAACTCGCGCAAGAACATGCTCCTCGCTGCCAA GCAAATCTGCAAGGAGTTCACTGACCTGCTCACTCAGGACCGATCACCTCTGGGGAACTCTCGGCCGGCGCCCATCCTGGAGCCGGGAATCCAGGGCTGCCTGACCCACTTCAGCCTCATCACTCACGGCTTTGGCTCTCCGGCCATCTGCGCCGCCATGACCTCACTCCAGAACTACCTGAACGAGGCGCTCAAACAAGTGGACAAGATGTACCTGAGCTCTGGCAACGACACCCAGGGGTCCTCAGACAGTGGAAGCAAATCTGCCGACAAAATGGACAAGCACAGGAAATGA
- the gcnt7 gene encoding beta-1,3-galactosyl-O-glycosyl-glycoprotein beta-1,6-N-acetylglucosaminyltransferase 7, with protein MCQLEGTKCSFLLCLGISIIICSVIYLRTSVITAPMPLESSSCRPLSTECKAFLPDAEMGVEWYPRDCQVESYILNSHLQCSNLTRDLHFITRPLSREEEDYPLAFIITVHKELELFVRLLRAIYTPQNVYCIHVDAKAPWEYQAAIRKLVSCFQNTFLSSHSETVTYAGFSRLQADLNCLKDLEKSKIGWKKVVNLCGQDFPVKSNLELVQYMQSKEWRDRNMTPGDKQPVYMRHRTELQHREIIGSHVVLNGFGLKKSPPPHNLQVYFGTAYYALTRAFVDFVLKSPIARDLLEWSKDTFSPDEHYWVTLNHIKEAPGSHINGDWTGDIRAIKWRDQEGRTHNGCKGHYVRDICIYGIEDLPWIITRNSMFANKFERNTFPEALDCLEQWHRNKVLSKSTVPIDPSWFLATRSSHFNSSAGELS; from the exons ATGTGCCAGCTTGAAGGGACAAAATGCAGCTTCCTGTTGTGCCTGGGGATTAGTATTATCATCTGTTCAGTCATTTATTTGAGGACCAGTGTAATAACAGCACCCATGCCCTTAGAGTCTTCCAGTTGCAGGCCCCTTTCCACTGAATGTAAAGCTTTCCTGCCCGACGCTGAGATGGGAGTAGAATGGTACCCCCGAGACTGCCAG gtgGAAAGCTATATTTTGAATAGTCACCTACAGTGTTCCAATTTGACCAGAGATCTACACTTCATCACTAGACCTCTGAGCCGCGAGGAGGAAGACTACCCTTTAGCGTTCATTATAACTGTTCACAAAGAGCTGGAGCTTTTTGTGCGTTTGTTGCGCGCCATTTACACGCCACAAAATGTCTACTGTATTCACGTGGACGCTAAGGCTCCATGGGAGTACCAGGCAGCCATACGGAAGCTGGTCAGCTGCTTTCAGAACACCTTCCTCTCCAGCCACAGCGAGACCGTGACCTACGCTGGGTTCTCCCGTCTGCAAGCAGATTTGAACTGCCTAAAGGATCTCGAAAAGTCCAAGATAGGCTGGAAGAAGGTGGTGAACCTGTGTGGACAGGACTTCCCCGTCAAGAGCAACCTGGAACTGGTGCAGTACATGCAGAGCAAAGAGTGGCGGGACAGGAACATGACGCCTGGTGACAAGCAGCCAGTGTACATGAGGCACAGGACAGAGCTCCAGCACAGGGAGATCATAGGCTCACACGTAGTTCTAAATGGTTTTGGCCTGAAGAAAAGTCCTCCACCGCACAATCTGCAAGTTTACTTTGGAACAGCCTACTATGCACTCACAAGGGCCTTTGTGGACTTTGTTCTGAAAAGCCCAATAGCTCGCGACCTCCTGGAGTGGTCCAAAGACACGTTCAGTCCAGACGAGCACTACTGGGTGACACTCAACCACATCAAAG AAGCCCCAGGTAGCCACATAAATGGAGATTGGACAGGAGACATCCGGGCAATCAAGTGGAGGGATCAAGAGGGAAGGACACACAATGGCTGCAAAG GGCATTACGTAAGAGACATCTGTATCTATGGAATAGAAGACCTGCCCTGGATCATTACGAGGAACAGCATGTTTGCCAATAAGTTTGAGAGGAACACCTTCCCCGAGGCACTGGACTGTCTGGAGCAGTGGCACAGAAACAAGGTCCTGAGCAAGTCAACTGTTCCCATAGACCCATCGTGGTTTCTAGCTACACGGAGCAGTCACTTCAACAGCAGTGCTGGAGAATTAAGTTGA
- the rtf2 gene encoding replication termination factor 2, with product MGCDGGTIPKRHELVKGPKKVEKVDKNAELAARWKYCALSQERLRRPIVSCDLGRLYNKGAVIEYLLDKSAERPNTEAVVHIRGTKDIKELHLTDNPEWEGERRNAKGDRYEDILKGMFICPVVGLEMNGKHRFCYLQTCGCVFSDRALKEVKTEICHKCGDPFKGEDLIVLNGTKEEVEKLREKMEERRARPKPKTKKSKKSKEAETETVSAPSDVAGPSGSSSSSSEDTKSATASASKRSVQEMEEKSEVFKSLFTSHSSAKRTKEQTSNWVTHTPYHF from the exons ATGGGATGTGATGGTGGCACGATTCCTAAAAGACACGAGTTGGTTAAAGGGCCCAAAAAAGTCGAGAAG GTCGATAAGAATGCAGAGCTGGCCGCCAGGTGGAAGTACTGCGCCTTGAGCCAGGAAAGACTCAGACGCCCCATCGTTTCCTGTGACCTGGGGAG GCTCTACAACAAAGGTGCCGTCATTGAATATCTTCTGGATAAGTCCGCTGAGAGACCCAATACAGAGGCCGTGGTCCACATCCGTGGGACAAAG gaTATCAAGGAGCTGCACTTGACCGATAATCCCgagtgggagggagaaagaagaaacgCTAAAGGAGACCGTTACGAGGACATCCTCAAAGGCATGTTCATTTGCCCTGTTGTCGGGTTGGAGATGAACGGCAAGCACAG GTTTTGTTACCTACAAACCTGTGGCTGTGTCTTTTCTGACCGGGCCCTGAAGGAGGTCAAGACAGAAATCTGCCACAAG TGTGGGGACCCATTTAAAGGGGAGGACCTCATTGTGCTCAATGGcaccaaggaggaggtggagaagctgCGGGAGAAGATGGAAGAGAGGCGAGCCAGACCCAAACCCAAAACAAAG aaatcaaagaagagcaaagaagcTGAAACCGAAACCGTGTCTGCACCATCAG atGTGGCCGGACCCTCCGGatcgtcctccagctcctcggaAGACACAAAGTCTGCGACGGCCTCCGCCAGCAAGAGGTCCGTCcaggaaatggaggagaagTCGGAGGTCTTCAAGTCACTGTTCACGAGCCACAGCTCCGCCAAGCGCACGAAGGAGCAGACGTCCAACTGGGTTACCCACACCCCGTATCACTTCTAG
- the tfap2c gene encoding transcription factor AP-2 gamma isoform X4, with protein sequence MLWKLADNVKYEDDCEERHDGGSNGNPRLPHLPAVSQHLYSPSPALSHSASSDFQPPYFPPPYQPISYPQSGDPYSHLGDPFSINPLHQSPSSNQQQPWPGRQGQEGLGAHARSGLAGQILGLEGGSSGVRREGFRRPELLPPPPPHAHGLDSSVIGDGMGMHDMGHGLEDVQHVDDHSIIMADQTVIKKGPLTLPKGNALGLPFQKESLLGMVSNPTEVFCSVPGRLSLLSSTSKYKVTVAEVQRRLSPPECLNASLLGGVLRRAKSKNGGRSLREKLDKIGLNLPAGRRKAANVTLLTSLVEGEAVHLARDFGYVCETEFPAKAMAEYLGRPHVERNEVNSRKNMLLAAKQICKEFTDLLTQDRSPLGNSRPAPILEPGIQGCLTHFSLITHGFGSPAICAAMTSLQNYLNEALKQVDKMYLSSGNDTQGSSDSGSKSADKMDKHRK encoded by the exons atgTTGTGGAAATTAGCCGACAACGTTAAATATGAGGATGACTGCGAG GAGAGGCACGATGGCGGCAGCAACGGGAACCCGCGGCTGCCCCACCTGCCCGCGGTCAGCCAGCACCTCTACAGCCCGTCGCCCGCCCTCTCGCACTCGGCCAGCTCGGACTTCCAGCCGCCGTACTTCCCGCCCCCGTATCAGCCCATCAGCTACCCGCAGTCGGGCGACCCCTACTCGCACCTCGGCGACCCCTTCAGCATCAACCCCCTGCACCAGTCGCCGTCGTCCAACCAGCAGCAGCCGTGGCCCGGCCGCCAGGGCCAGGAGGGGCTCGGCGCGCACGCGCGGAGCGGCCTGGCGGGCCAGATCCTGGGCCTGGAGGGCGGCTCGTCCGGGGTGCGCCGGGAGGGCTTCCGCCGGCcggagctgctgccgccgccgccgccgcacgcGCACGGCCTGGACTCGTCCGTCATCGGCGACGGCATGGGGATGCACGACATGGGCCACGGGCTGGAGGACGTGCAG CATGTAGACGACCACAGTATTATTATGGCCGATCAGACAGTCATCAAAAAAG GTCCTCTCACTCTACCCAAAGGCAATGCGCTGGGTCTTCCCTTCCAGAAAGAGTCCCTGCTGGGCATGGTGTCAAACCCCACAGAGGTGTTCTGCTCCGTGCCGGGCCGCCTTTCCCTGCTGAGCTCCACGTCCAAGTACAAGGTCACCGTGGCCGAGGTCCAGAGGCGCCTGTCGCCCCCCGAGTGTCTCAACGCATCGCTCCTGGGAGGAGTTTTACGCAG AGCCAAGTCAAAAAACGGAGGCCGTTCCCTGAGAGAAAAGCTGGACAAAATCGGGCTCAACCTGCctgcaggaaggaggaaggCCGCCAACGTCACTCTCCTCACCTCACTCGTAGAAG GCGAAGCTGTCCATTTAGCGAGAGACTTCGGCTACGTGTGTGAGACAGAGTTCCCTGCGAAGGCGATGGCCGAATACCTCGGCAGGCCGCACGTCGAACGCAACGAGGTCAACTCGCGCAAGAACATGCTCCTCGCTGCCAA GCAAATCTGCAAGGAGTTCACTGACCTGCTCACTCAGGACCGATCACCTCTGGGGAACTCTCGGCCGGCGCCCATCCTGGAGCCGGGAATCCAGGGCTGCCTGACCCACTTCAGCCTCATCACTCACGGCTTTGGCTCTCCGGCCATCTGCGCCGCCATGACCTCACTCCAGAACTACCTGAACGAGGCGCTCAAACAAGTGGACAAGATGTACCTGAGCTCTGGCAACGACACCCAGGGGTCCTCAGACAGTGGAAGCAAATCTGCCGACAAAATGGACAAGCACAGGAAATGA
- the tfap2c gene encoding transcription factor AP-2 gamma isoform X2 translates to MSVLERIDWRERHDGGSNGNPRLPHLPAVSQHLYSPSPALSHSASSDFQPPYFPPPYQPISYPQSGDPYSHLGDPFSINPLHQSPSSNQQQPWPGRQGQEGLGAHARSGLAGQILGLEGGSSGVRREGFRRPELLPPPPPHAHGLDSSVIGDGMGMHDMGHGLEDVQHVDDHSIIMADQTVIKKGPLTLPKGNALGLPFQKESLLGMVSNPTEVFCSVPGRLSLLSSTSKYKVTVAEVQRRLSPPECLNASLLGGVLRRAKSKNGGRSLREKLDKIGLNLPAGRRKAANVTLLTSLVEGEAVHLARDFGYVCETEFPAKAMAEYLGRPHVERNEVNSRKNMLLAAKQICKEFTDLLTQDRSPLGNSRPAPILEPGIQGCLTHFSLITHGFGSPAICAAMTSLQNYLNEALKQVDKMYLSSGNDTQGSSDSGSKSADKMDKHRK, encoded by the exons ATGTCTGTACTGGAGAGGATAGACTGGAGG GAGAGGCACGATGGCGGCAGCAACGGGAACCCGCGGCTGCCCCACCTGCCCGCGGTCAGCCAGCACCTCTACAGCCCGTCGCCCGCCCTCTCGCACTCGGCCAGCTCGGACTTCCAGCCGCCGTACTTCCCGCCCCCGTATCAGCCCATCAGCTACCCGCAGTCGGGCGACCCCTACTCGCACCTCGGCGACCCCTTCAGCATCAACCCCCTGCACCAGTCGCCGTCGTCCAACCAGCAGCAGCCGTGGCCCGGCCGCCAGGGCCAGGAGGGGCTCGGCGCGCACGCGCGGAGCGGCCTGGCGGGCCAGATCCTGGGCCTGGAGGGCGGCTCGTCCGGGGTGCGCCGGGAGGGCTTCCGCCGGCcggagctgctgccgccgccgccgccgcacgcGCACGGCCTGGACTCGTCCGTCATCGGCGACGGCATGGGGATGCACGACATGGGCCACGGGCTGGAGGACGTGCAG CATGTAGACGACCACAGTATTATTATGGCCGATCAGACAGTCATCAAAAAAG GTCCTCTCACTCTACCCAAAGGCAATGCGCTGGGTCTTCCCTTCCAGAAAGAGTCCCTGCTGGGCATGGTGTCAAACCCCACAGAGGTGTTCTGCTCCGTGCCGGGCCGCCTTTCCCTGCTGAGCTCCACGTCCAAGTACAAGGTCACCGTGGCCGAGGTCCAGAGGCGCCTGTCGCCCCCCGAGTGTCTCAACGCATCGCTCCTGGGAGGAGTTTTACGCAG AGCCAAGTCAAAAAACGGAGGCCGTTCCCTGAGAGAAAAGCTGGACAAAATCGGGCTCAACCTGCctgcaggaaggaggaaggCCGCCAACGTCACTCTCCTCACCTCACTCGTAGAAG GCGAAGCTGTCCATTTAGCGAGAGACTTCGGCTACGTGTGTGAGACAGAGTTCCCTGCGAAGGCGATGGCCGAATACCTCGGCAGGCCGCACGTCGAACGCAACGAGGTCAACTCGCGCAAGAACATGCTCCTCGCTGCCAA GCAAATCTGCAAGGAGTTCACTGACCTGCTCACTCAGGACCGATCACCTCTGGGGAACTCTCGGCCGGCGCCCATCCTGGAGCCGGGAATCCAGGGCTGCCTGACCCACTTCAGCCTCATCACTCACGGCTTTGGCTCTCCGGCCATCTGCGCCGCCATGACCTCACTCCAGAACTACCTGAACGAGGCGCTCAAACAAGTGGACAAGATGTACCTGAGCTCTGGCAACGACACCCAGGGGTCCTCAGACAGTGGAAGCAAATCTGCCGACAAAATGGACAAGCACAGGAAATGA
- the tfap2c gene encoding transcription factor AP-2 gamma isoform X1 → MSVLERIDWRERHDGGSNGNPRLPHLPAVSQHLYSPSPALSHSASSDFQPPYFPPPYQPISYPQSGDPYSHLGDPFSINPLHQSPSSNQQQPWPGRQGQEGLGAHARSGLAGQILGLEGGSSGVRREGFRRPELLPPPPPHAHGLDSSVIGDGMGMHDMGHGLEDVQHVDDHSIIMADQTVIKKVLGLRGGRNLDRLQRTYYQGGILAGPLTLPKGNALGLPFQKESLLGMVSNPTEVFCSVPGRLSLLSSTSKYKVTVAEVQRRLSPPECLNASLLGGVLRRAKSKNGGRSLREKLDKIGLNLPAGRRKAANVTLLTSLVEGEAVHLARDFGYVCETEFPAKAMAEYLGRPHVERNEVNSRKNMLLAAKQICKEFTDLLTQDRSPLGNSRPAPILEPGIQGCLTHFSLITHGFGSPAICAAMTSLQNYLNEALKQVDKMYLSSGNDTQGSSDSGSKSADKMDKHRK, encoded by the exons ATGTCTGTACTGGAGAGGATAGACTGGAGG GAGAGGCACGATGGCGGCAGCAACGGGAACCCGCGGCTGCCCCACCTGCCCGCGGTCAGCCAGCACCTCTACAGCCCGTCGCCCGCCCTCTCGCACTCGGCCAGCTCGGACTTCCAGCCGCCGTACTTCCCGCCCCCGTATCAGCCCATCAGCTACCCGCAGTCGGGCGACCCCTACTCGCACCTCGGCGACCCCTTCAGCATCAACCCCCTGCACCAGTCGCCGTCGTCCAACCAGCAGCAGCCGTGGCCCGGCCGCCAGGGCCAGGAGGGGCTCGGCGCGCACGCGCGGAGCGGCCTGGCGGGCCAGATCCTGGGCCTGGAGGGCGGCTCGTCCGGGGTGCGCCGGGAGGGCTTCCGCCGGCcggagctgctgccgccgccgccgccgcacgcGCACGGCCTGGACTCGTCCGTCATCGGCGACGGCATGGGGATGCACGACATGGGCCACGGGCTGGAGGACGTGCAG CATGTAGACGACCACAGTATTATTATGGCCGATCAGACAGTCATCAAAAAAG TATTAGGACTGCGAGGTGGCAGGAACCTTGATCGCTTACAGAGGACTTATTATCAGGGGGGCATTCTTGCTG GTCCTCTCACTCTACCCAAAGGCAATGCGCTGGGTCTTCCCTTCCAGAAAGAGTCCCTGCTGGGCATGGTGTCAAACCCCACAGAGGTGTTCTGCTCCGTGCCGGGCCGCCTTTCCCTGCTGAGCTCCACGTCCAAGTACAAGGTCACCGTGGCCGAGGTCCAGAGGCGCCTGTCGCCCCCCGAGTGTCTCAACGCATCGCTCCTGGGAGGAGTTTTACGCAG AGCCAAGTCAAAAAACGGAGGCCGTTCCCTGAGAGAAAAGCTGGACAAAATCGGGCTCAACCTGCctgcaggaaggaggaaggCCGCCAACGTCACTCTCCTCACCTCACTCGTAGAAG GCGAAGCTGTCCATTTAGCGAGAGACTTCGGCTACGTGTGTGAGACAGAGTTCCCTGCGAAGGCGATGGCCGAATACCTCGGCAGGCCGCACGTCGAACGCAACGAGGTCAACTCGCGCAAGAACATGCTCCTCGCTGCCAA GCAAATCTGCAAGGAGTTCACTGACCTGCTCACTCAGGACCGATCACCTCTGGGGAACTCTCGGCCGGCGCCCATCCTGGAGCCGGGAATCCAGGGCTGCCTGACCCACTTCAGCCTCATCACTCACGGCTTTGGCTCTCCGGCCATCTGCGCCGCCATGACCTCACTCCAGAACTACCTGAACGAGGCGCTCAAACAAGTGGACAAGATGTACCTGAGCTCTGGCAACGACACCCAGGGGTCCTCAGACAGTGGAAGCAAATCTGCCGACAAAATGGACAAGCACAGGAAATGA